A window of the Haloquadratum walsbyi C23 genome harbors these coding sequences:
- a CDS encoding vWA domain-containing protein has translation MIMNITMLSYDVPLSVRTSFGDIVVGLNRPLALIALPIAIAAVIGFINYRASGTASARSRRLFAISRITVIALLVFAAAGPFTVITMETTGDPSVSLLVDRSNSTAVGPNQTEELVEGIESEGIPATVSTIARGERSPIGDGIAANLQENGSVVVVSDGQATGGQSLSATAEFARSINATISTVAFDSTQTERYVTLTGPSKTSVGVESQILTRVRGVEATDPVTVTVSIDGEQVTEETLDNGTGRIPVRHTFESVGAHRVTAAIENDDTYSQNNIARSTIRVVNKPTILYVSQGEYPLQSYLQQLYTVETASSVPETLDPYYAVVVQNTAADDLGNIERLQRFVIDGNGLLMLGGPNGFEGGGYDSSSIGTILPVQVGEGTPGSARVILAIDVSGSTGSGMQIQKAVALNALGQLGDSTSVGVVGFNRQAYEVVGLEQLTENRDTTRQRIRQLRAGGGTNIANGLRGAEEMLDGQRGTVILISDGVDARSRATVVAESLGRRGVRVITVGAGQRVNEPLLEQIADISGGTYFQANETDRLRILFGGSGRQFDGEGLTIVDSGHFITSGAEVTATPDQVNDVSVRPGGTFLVAGSNGDPAVAAWRYGLGRVATITAYQSGGGLGGLLNEPDSLLVTKSVNYAIGNPERKTTGVTGADDTRVGSPATITYRGDSPPTNASASFRAVRDGVYRASVTPETEGFKEISGATYAANYPAEYAGFGTAPALSEAVRATDGRQFEPSDTAEIAEFARQQSTRVRDVEQRWEWVLIILALVIFVTEVVIRRVQVYQGRTQQESGLT, from the coding sequence ATGATAATGAATATTACTATGCTAAGTTATGATGTCCCGCTCAGTGTTCGGACATCGTTTGGTGATATTGTCGTCGGACTTAATCGACCACTTGCGCTCATCGCTCTACCAATTGCGATTGCAGCCGTCATTGGATTCATCAATTATCGTGCGTCAGGGACCGCATCAGCGCGAAGTCGACGGCTTTTTGCTATATCCCGAATCACAGTTATTGCACTACTCGTCTTCGCAGCCGCTGGTCCATTCACTGTTATTACAATGGAGACCACAGGCGATCCATCTGTCTCCTTACTCGTTGATCGTTCAAATAGCACTGCTGTCGGTCCAAACCAAACTGAAGAGTTAGTCGAAGGGATTGAATCTGAAGGAATACCAGCGACTGTCTCAACAATCGCCCGTGGAGAACGCTCACCGATTGGGGATGGGATTGCTGCGAATCTCCAAGAAAATGGGTCAGTAGTCGTTGTCTCCGATGGACAGGCAACCGGTGGACAATCGTTATCAGCGACAGCGGAATTTGCACGGTCAATAAATGCAACCATCAGCACCGTTGCATTTGATTCGACACAGACTGAACGATATGTAACACTCACCGGTCCCTCAAAGACAAGTGTTGGTGTCGAAAGTCAAATTCTCACGAGAGTCCGCGGTGTGGAAGCGACTGACCCAGTGACAGTGACGGTGAGTATTGATGGTGAACAGGTTACAGAGGAGACGCTTGATAATGGAACTGGACGTATTCCCGTGAGACATACATTTGAGTCAGTTGGTGCACATAGAGTTACCGCGGCAATCGAAAATGATGACACATACTCACAGAACAATATCGCTCGATCAACAATTCGTGTTGTCAATAAACCAACAATATTGTATGTGTCACAGGGAGAGTACCCACTGCAATCATATCTTCAGCAGTTGTATACCGTTGAAACGGCTAGTTCCGTCCCTGAAACGCTGGATCCATACTATGCAGTTGTCGTCCAGAATACAGCAGCAGATGATCTCGGAAATATTGAGCGACTCCAGCGGTTTGTTATTGATGGAAATGGGCTTCTCATGCTCGGAGGTCCAAATGGTTTCGAGGGTGGTGGATATGATTCATCATCAATCGGAACAATACTTCCAGTTCAAGTTGGTGAAGGGACGCCGGGAAGCGCACGCGTCATTCTTGCAATAGATGTCTCCGGGAGTACCGGGAGTGGGATGCAAATTCAAAAAGCAGTTGCACTCAATGCACTTGGTCAATTAGGTGATTCAACAAGTGTTGGGGTCGTTGGGTTCAATCGACAGGCCTACGAGGTAGTTGGACTTGAGCAACTTACTGAAAATCGTGATACCACGCGCCAACGTATCCGACAACTCCGCGCTGGCGGTGGAACAAATATTGCGAATGGACTTCGTGGTGCAGAGGAGATGCTTGATGGACAGCGTGGGACAGTCATCCTTATTAGCGATGGTGTTGACGCTCGGAGTCGGGCAACAGTCGTTGCGGAGTCACTTGGAAGACGAGGAGTACGTGTAATCACCGTTGGTGCAGGACAGCGCGTGAACGAACCGCTGCTAGAACAAATCGCGGATATCTCTGGCGGGACGTATTTCCAAGCAAATGAGACTGATCGTCTTCGGATTTTATTCGGTGGGAGTGGTCGGCAATTTGACGGAGAAGGATTGACGATTGTTGATTCAGGACATTTCATTACAAGTGGTGCTGAGGTGACAGCAACGCCTGATCAAGTAAATGATGTGTCTGTTCGCCCCGGAGGGACATTCCTCGTTGCTGGCTCAAATGGAGACCCAGCAGTTGCCGCATGGCGGTATGGACTCGGACGTGTTGCGACCATCACAGCATATCAATCGGGTGGTGGTCTTGGTGGACTTCTCAACGAACCAGACTCATTACTCGTCACTAAATCAGTTAATTATGCGATTGGAAATCCAGAACGAAAGACAACAGGGGTAACTGGCGCTGATGACACTCGTGTTGGATCACCAGCCACAATCACATACCGTGGGGACTCTCCACCAACAAATGCCTCAGCCTCATTCCGTGCGGTTCGTGATGGTGTCTACCGTGCAAGTGTCACACCCGAAACAGAAGGGTTCAAAGAAATTAGCGGAGCGACATATGCTGCAAATTATCCTGCCGAGTACGCCGGATTTGGAACGGCGCCAGCCCTGAGTGAGGCGGTCAGAGCAACCGATGGTCGTCAGTTTGAGCCGAGTGACACCGCTGAGATTGCGGAATTTGCAAGACAACAATCAACCCGAGTTCGTGATGTTGAACAGCGATGGGAATGGGTATTGATAATTCTTGCACTCGTTATATTTGTCACTGAGGTTGTAATTCGGCGGGTTCAAGTGTACCAGGGTCGTACGCAACAGGAGAGTGGACTCACATGA
- a CDS encoding DUF7502 family protein: protein MTDNNHSPVDDDQNTDESKDEQTDPESSQFDPDPFGIGEAPPDESVDTDALTRTTVDETANKSANPDVNAPTGGVSENGNNKLTDEVSAEQSRGGIETQQEQIKRALAEIRKEGFKIAVVYAVVDAAIVTLLINIILLFVGIPLGMPSRVPIPSAIVTILRDTIAITITEPTIATGAVLGVGIGLLIIPIEVGIRIRRPLVDQFAAANPSLQESLQTARDATEANQQSAIVKRLYDDVLKGLNQASSIGLINLRRVATAVVILMILSGATVQLAVVDLSLDEFGADSAVTVAGDREETEYSGLKNGSSILGDETSIREGQQTQNATISTSGSDGGGNADRDSPTAYTNSGFSAEDVQTQQAAFDSDEAVQNAALIREYNLAIRDNSDQTDTTASS from the coding sequence ATGACAGATAATAATCACTCACCCGTTGATGACGATCAAAACACAGATGAGAGCAAAGATGAACAGACCGACCCGGAGTCATCTCAATTTGATCCTGACCCATTTGGAATCGGTGAAGCTCCGCCTGATGAGAGTGTCGATACAGACGCACTGACACGAACGACCGTTGATGAGACAGCGAACAAAAGCGCAAATCCGGATGTTAACGCACCCACTGGTGGAGTGAGTGAGAACGGAAATAACAAACTAACTGACGAGGTATCTGCTGAACAGTCCCGTGGTGGCATAGAGACCCAACAAGAACAAATTAAGCGTGCACTTGCTGAGATCCGTAAGGAAGGGTTCAAGATTGCGGTTGTTTATGCAGTTGTTGATGCTGCTATTGTAACACTTCTTATAAATATTATTTTATTATTTGTCGGGATTCCATTAGGGATGCCGTCCCGTGTTCCAATCCCATCAGCGATAGTGACAATACTCCGAGATACTATTGCAATTACAATTACGGAGCCGACCATTGCAACTGGGGCAGTGCTTGGAGTTGGGATTGGATTGCTTATTATTCCAATCGAGGTCGGGATTCGGATTCGACGCCCCTTGGTTGATCAATTTGCAGCCGCAAACCCATCACTACAGGAGTCCTTACAGACCGCCCGTGATGCAACTGAAGCAAATCAGCAATCAGCAATCGTTAAACGATTATACGATGACGTACTCAAAGGACTCAACCAAGCTTCAAGTATTGGGTTAATCAACCTTCGGCGAGTTGCAACGGCTGTCGTTATTCTCATGATTCTCAGTGGAGCAACAGTGCAGTTAGCAGTCGTCGATTTATCACTTGACGAATTTGGAGCAGACTCAGCAGTAACTGTTGCTGGTGATCGTGAGGAGACTGAATACTCTGGATTGAAGAATGGGTCTTCAATCCTTGGTGATGAAACGAGTATTCGTGAGGGGCAGCAAACACAGAACGCGACTATTTCCACGAGTGGGTCCGATGGTGGAGGAAACGCTGATCGTGACTCACCCACCGCATACACAAACAGTGGCTTTAGCGCTGAGGACGTCCAAACTCAGCAAGCCGCCTTTGATAGCGATGAAGCTGTGCAAAATGCAGCGCTTATTCGAGAGTACAACCTCGCAATTCGAGACAACAGTGATCAAACTGATACAACAGCATCGTCTTGA
- a CDS encoding succinylglutamate desuccinylase/aspartoacylase family protein translates to MGVEPTQHKTTTRQLGQTPARDISVTVHRYRGGDGPTVYVQAAQHGIELNGPAALRRLHNRLCDTKLAGTVIVVPVMNPLAFDARSYATPDEYDAQYPNVNRVWPGADDGSFQQQIVAELWSLAASADAAIDLHTGTPSMLEHVRVVEDDHKATALATAFGTNYRLIGDGPVSSQSPSEVSYTGNRDETSNADGSVRKTQDGEDNRYTQPAETFRIAMTRAQIPTITVELGNSRTVDRSVAERGAIGVCRVLRQRGMLTESDMLTDQLPEPPTQHELKDDIPVSITPSSGLFEPAANCTVGSKVTDGETLGVVYDPTTFEEQATIVAPGSGVIYSLSHGGTVFAGERVASIATPIGNERHTDT, encoded by the coding sequence ATGGGAGTGGAACCGACACAACACAAAACCACGACACGTCAACTTGGTCAGACGCCAGCGAGGGATATCTCGGTGACAGTTCATCGCTATCGCGGTGGCGACGGACCAACGGTGTATGTGCAAGCCGCACAGCATGGAATTGAACTCAATGGTCCTGCAGCACTTCGCCGGCTTCATAATCGATTATGCGACACCAAATTGGCAGGAACCGTAATTGTTGTTCCAGTTATGAACCCATTAGCATTTGATGCACGATCATATGCAACACCAGATGAATATGATGCCCAGTATCCAAATGTAAATCGAGTATGGCCGGGAGCCGACGATGGAAGTTTTCAACAACAAATTGTGGCTGAGTTGTGGTCACTAGCAGCCAGTGCTGATGCAGCAATCGATTTACATACAGGAACTCCTTCGATGCTTGAACATGTTCGCGTTGTTGAAGACGATCATAAAGCAACCGCGTTGGCAACCGCTTTTGGGACAAACTATCGGCTTATCGGCGATGGACCAGTAAGCAGTCAGTCTCCTAGCGAAGTCTCATATACTGGAAATAGGGATGAGACCTCGAACGCTGATGGGAGTGTACGCAAAACACAAGATGGAGAGGATAATCGATATACACAGCCTGCAGAGACGTTTCGAATTGCGATGACACGAGCTCAGATTCCAACGATTACCGTTGAACTCGGCAATAGCCGCACCGTTGATCGCTCTGTTGCTGAGCGTGGAGCCATTGGCGTCTGTCGGGTATTGAGACAGCGCGGGATGCTTACTGAGTCGGACATGTTAACCGATCAACTTCCGGAACCACCAACACAACATGAGCTCAAAGATGATATTCCAGTCTCAATCACACCATCATCTGGCTTATTCGAGCCAGCAGCAAACTGTACCGTCGGGTCGAAAGTCACCGATGGGGAGACACTGGGTGTTGTTTATGATCCAACGACATTCGAGGAGCAAGCAACAATCGTCGCACCTGGATCAGGCGTGATTTACTCATTATCGCATGGTGGAACAGTCTTTGCCGGTGAACGTGTCGCGAGTATTGCAACACCTATCGGCAATGAAAGGCATACAGATACTTGA
- a CDS encoding methylenetetrahydrofolate reductase, with translation MALGAQSAVDQDGVSNLLRGARFELMPFDSFNDELESLPAGSSIAITTSPQLGIEQTVERAEEAAAQGYEVVPHIAARYVEDEAQLASIAERLSDAGVNDVFIPGGDREEPAGEFTSAYDLLEVLDELPYSFEDIGITGYPEGHDFIEDEELAMAMDQKAPHATYIVTQLCYDPETILEWVESTRERGVDLPIEIGIPGVMNYQKLLQISQKVGVGDSIRFLRKTTGVFEFVRQLIGSRGVYEPDDLINGLSPYVEDEYYNIRGVHIYTFNQTPDLESWRQTRLA, from the coding sequence ATGGCACTTGGAGCGCAAAGCGCCGTTGATCAAGATGGTGTAAGCAATCTCCTGAGGGGAGCACGGTTTGAGTTGATGCCGTTCGACAGTTTCAATGACGAGTTGGAGTCACTGCCAGCCGGATCAAGCATTGCAATCACAACATCGCCACAGCTAGGCATTGAACAAACCGTTGAGCGCGCAGAAGAAGCAGCGGCTCAGGGATACGAAGTTGTCCCACATATTGCTGCACGATACGTCGAAGATGAAGCACAACTCGCGTCAATCGCAGAACGACTCAGCGATGCCGGTGTTAACGATGTTTTTATACCAGGTGGCGATAGGGAGGAGCCCGCTGGTGAATTTACGTCTGCATACGACCTGCTAGAGGTGCTTGACGAGCTTCCATATTCGTTCGAGGATATCGGGATCACAGGTTATCCTGAAGGACATGATTTCATTGAAGATGAAGAACTCGCAATGGCGATGGATCAGAAGGCACCACATGCAACGTACATTGTGACACAGTTGTGTTATGATCCGGAGACAATCCTCGAATGGGTTGAATCCACACGTGAACGCGGTGTAGACCTTCCAATTGAGATTGGCATTCCTGGTGTGATGAACTATCAAAAGCTCCTTCAAATCTCACAGAAGGTCGGCGTTGGCGATTCAATCAGATTCCTTCGAAAAACAACAGGCGTTTTTGAGTTTGTTCGGCAGCTTATTGGATCACGGGGTGTCTATGAGCCTGATGATCTTATTAATGGGCTCTCCCCATACGTGGAAGATGAGTATTATAATATCCGCGGTGTCCACATCTATACATTCAATCAAACACCTGATCTCGAGTCATGGCGACAGACTCGGCTTGCCTGA
- a CDS encoding haloacid dehalogenase type II, with product MMPADFDPDRVQTVTFDSYSTLVDVEAAEQALNRRVESPRPISRLWRSRSLAYTFIANQIDTYQSFYEMNRDALQYALDAHDVALSSSERDEILAVYHELDVFDDVRDSIERLNAAGYDCYVLSNGNPEMLSTMVEHTGIGDIIAGVISAAEVSAFKPAAELYRHGAARTGTPIGAIAHITAGWFDIVGAVHAGTQAVWVNRKETPSEPFGPGPHLTVETLTGVCDALNI from the coding sequence ATGATGCCAGCAGATTTTGACCCTGACCGGGTTCAAACGGTTACATTCGATTCGTATAGTACACTCGTTGATGTTGAGGCAGCTGAACAAGCGCTTAACAGACGTGTTGAAAGTCCAAGACCGATCTCACGACTATGGCGATCACGCTCACTTGCATACACCTTTATTGCAAATCAGATTGATACATATCAGTCATTTTATGAGATGAATCGAGACGCACTTCAGTACGCACTTGATGCACACGACGTTGCGTTATCATCGAGCGAGCGCGATGAGATCCTTGCTGTATATCATGAACTCGATGTTTTTGATGACGTGCGTGATAGCATTGAGCGACTTAATGCAGCTGGGTACGACTGTTATGTTCTATCGAACGGAAATCCTGAGATGTTATCTACAATGGTCGAACACACCGGGATTGGGGATATTATCGCTGGGGTAATCAGCGCCGCAGAGGTGTCGGCATTCAAGCCTGCTGCGGAATTGTATCGACATGGTGCAGCACGGACTGGAACGCCGATTGGTGCAATTGCTCATATCACTGCAGGATGGTTTGATATTGTCGGCGCTGTGCATGCTGGCACACAGGCAGTCTGGGTTAATCGGAAAGAGACCCCGTCTGAGCCGTTCGGTCCTGGTCCTCATCTTACCGTTGAGACACTCACTGGTGTGTGTGATGCTCTCAATATCTGA
- a CDS encoding vWA domain-containing protein, which produces MVLSDVFLAPIGIMALAALIPILILYFIQPDPRRVELPTVELLFEDTQQDASRPLFDRIKQNLLLLLQILVVILLAVSIAGPYISVAESQTVSETILVIDGSASMQVNTGDGTRFTAAIAAARETTSSTNSVIFAGSTSSVVLRSGGASEVQTTLAELRPTDAPGNLNAAISRATAIAGENARIAVFSDFAGDRWRQAVQSAQARGVQVSLQQFDRGGANVGITARSFSRSNVTLTIQNFADREVRRTVTLGRSQISLTLTPGGVQRVTLPVPAGGGRAQLTPSDDLSIDDVAYIAAPSDQRVNVLLLSNDPNSYLTTALSVVEEVSLTVAQPPTAVQNNYDVILYSDLESERLLDGNVEAGRDVLANGGGVGVIAQQSPPAAYRDLLLIDPQGTGSNPALDRPQQSELTRGIGFTPPETYLTGSLTGGQSLLATTDGTPILATERRANGRVLYYGSVVDNDPFRFNYQYPVFWKRAIFYLAGREPLSTLNQQTGAQLQFENVTAVETPDGESIDGQVISLDQTGFYSVGGSQRGVSLYSSTESAVAVESLDEQSSEIDAQTRERETQVPRPLGWIVVLGGATVIIGEIVLLRRRGDL; this is translated from the coding sequence ATGGTACTTTCGGACGTGTTTCTCGCGCCCATCGGGATTATGGCGCTCGCAGCACTCATACCGATTCTCATTCTTTATTTTATTCAACCTGATCCACGTCGTGTTGAGTTACCAACGGTTGAGCTGTTGTTTGAAGACACGCAACAGGACGCCTCACGACCGCTGTTTGACCGAATCAAGCAAAATCTGTTATTGCTGTTGCAAATTCTTGTTGTCATTCTGCTTGCCGTATCAATTGCTGGACCGTACATCTCTGTTGCAGAGTCACAAACTGTCTCTGAAACAATACTTGTGATTGATGGGAGTGCAAGTATGCAAGTGAATACCGGTGATGGAACACGATTTACAGCTGCAATAGCTGCTGCGAGGGAAACGACAAGCAGCACTAATTCCGTTATTTTCGCTGGATCTACATCATCGGTTGTGCTTCGGTCTGGCGGCGCATCAGAAGTACAGACAACACTAGCAGAGTTACGCCCAACTGATGCGCCCGGGAATCTCAATGCAGCAATCTCACGCGCAACTGCGATTGCGGGGGAAAACGCACGGATTGCTGTATTTAGCGATTTTGCAGGTGATCGTTGGCGCCAGGCTGTTCAATCAGCGCAAGCGCGGGGTGTACAAGTATCACTTCAGCAATTTGATCGTGGAGGGGCAAACGTTGGCATCACCGCACGATCGTTCAGCCGATCAAATGTGACATTAACTATACAGAATTTTGCCGATAGAGAGGTTAGACGTACAGTTACACTCGGGAGATCTCAGATATCATTAACACTTACTCCCGGTGGTGTGCAGCGAGTAACACTTCCAGTGCCCGCTGGTGGTGGTCGCGCTCAATTAACGCCGAGTGATGATCTTTCGATTGACGATGTCGCGTATATAGCTGCGCCATCAGACCAGCGAGTAAACGTTTTATTATTGAGTAATGACCCGAATAGCTATCTTACGACAGCGCTGTCTGTAGTTGAAGAGGTATCATTGACGGTTGCACAACCACCGACAGCGGTTCAAAATAACTATGATGTGATTCTCTATAGTGATCTTGAATCAGAGCGTCTTCTCGACGGAAATGTTGAAGCAGGGCGTGATGTCCTCGCCAATGGTGGTGGTGTTGGCGTCATCGCACAGCAATCGCCACCAGCGGCATACCGTGACCTCCTGTTAATTGACCCACAGGGAACAGGGTCAAATCCAGCCCTTGACCGACCACAGCAAAGTGAGCTTACACGAGGAATTGGATTTACGCCACCGGAAACATACCTAACTGGGTCACTAACCGGAGGGCAGTCACTTCTTGCAACAACAGATGGAACTCCAATCCTTGCAACAGAAAGACGGGCAAACGGACGGGTATTATATTATGGAAGCGTTGTCGACAATGATCCATTCCGATTCAATTACCAATATCCAGTCTTTTGGAAGCGAGCGATATTTTATCTCGCCGGTCGTGAACCATTATCGACACTTAATCAACAAACGGGGGCACAATTACAGTTTGAGAACGTGACAGCAGTTGAGACGCCAGATGGTGAATCTATCGACGGGCAGGTTATTTCACTTGATCAGACCGGATTTTATTCTGTCGGTGGATCCCAGCGTGGTGTATCGTTATACAGTAGTACTGAATCTGCAGTCGCGGTTGAATCACTTGATGAGCAATCATCGGAGATTGATGCTCAAACGCGTGAGCGAGAGACACAGGTTCCTCGTCCACTCGGGTGGATAGTTGTTCTTGGCGGAGCTACTGTTATTATTGGAGAAATTGTGCTTCTTCGGCGGCGAGGTGACCTATGA
- a CDS encoding creatininase family protein: MHIEDETWTDLETTDTNLGLLPIGSTEQHGPHAPLGTDTFDAEVIAQNAAEKYSDSVIVAPSVPVGIAEEHREFTGTLWTDEMTFRQYVRDIVRSLASHGWDHVVIVNGHGGNIPALEAVTAQIIRHDNAYAVPFTWFEAIGEHTSSMGHAGPIETSLLERTRPESVHTDRLTDAAAGASDRWGDWQGSVNLAVDSTEFTENGVVGDPREASAELGAELLTAATDELCSLLDAVRSHDAAPRE, from the coding sequence ATGCACATTGAGGATGAAACATGGACTGATCTTGAGACGACTGACACAAATCTTGGATTACTTCCGATTGGAAGCACCGAACAACACGGTCCACATGCTCCTCTCGGTACTGATACATTTGATGCTGAAGTAATCGCGCAGAATGCTGCTGAGAAGTATTCGGACTCAGTCATCGTTGCCCCATCGGTACCCGTCGGCATCGCTGAAGAACATCGCGAATTTACTGGGACACTTTGGACGGATGAGATGACCTTCCGGCAGTATGTTCGAGATATTGTACGGAGTCTTGCCAGTCATGGGTGGGATCATGTGGTGATTGTCAATGGACACGGCGGTAATATACCTGCACTTGAGGCTGTTACCGCACAAATCATCCGTCATGATAATGCATATGCAGTCCCATTTACCTGGTTTGAGGCTATTGGCGAGCATACTTCATCAATGGGGCACGCAGGACCAATTGAAACGTCGCTGTTAGAGCGAACTCGTCCAGAATCCGTGCATACTGATCGTCTCACAGACGCAGCAGCGGGAGCGAGTGATAGATGGGGTGATTGGCAGGGAAGTGTTAATCTTGCTGTTGACTCAACCGAATTCACTGAGAACGGCGTTGTTGGTGATCCTCGTGAGGCAAGTGCCGAGTTAGGGGCAGAACTGCTCACCGCGGCAACTGATGAGTTATGTTCGCTCCTTGATGCTGTCCGCAGTCATGATGCTGCTCCGCGTGAGTGA
- a CDS encoding AAA family ATPase, whose translation MSETNIDVDIDALQGRLARVREEVSKRIIGQKAIVEQLLVCILADGNALLESNPGLGKTTMIRTVADVTDLDFSRVQNTPDLMPSDITGTEIIREAGGEREFVFERGPIFANVVLADEINRATPKTQAALLEAMQEKQVTAAGETYDLPRPFFVLATQNPVDQEGTYPLPEAQTDRFLLKLVLDYPSAAEERDIVTLYAEGESVPPVDRVLTRDELSTIQSLVREVPVADDVRDQAIELVRATRTADNVDFGASPRASMGLIQTAKARAFLQGRNYVSWDDVAAMARPVLRHRILLDFRAEREGMSTDDVIDNLLTAYT comes from the coding sequence ATGAGTGAGACCAATATTGATGTCGATATCGACGCATTACAGGGTCGTCTTGCTCGCGTTCGTGAAGAAGTTAGTAAGCGGATTATTGGACAGAAAGCAATTGTTGAGCAGCTTTTAGTCTGTATTCTCGCAGACGGGAATGCGCTTCTTGAGAGTAATCCGGGTCTTGGGAAGACGACAATGATTCGGACAGTTGCTGACGTGACTGACCTAGACTTCTCACGTGTGCAGAACACGCCGGATCTAATGCCATCAGATATCACTGGAACAGAAATAATTCGCGAAGCAGGTGGCGAACGCGAGTTCGTTTTTGAACGCGGGCCTATCTTTGCGAACGTTGTCCTTGCAGATGAGATTAATCGGGCGACACCAAAGACGCAGGCAGCATTGCTTGAAGCAATGCAAGAAAAACAGGTGACAGCAGCTGGTGAGACATATGATCTTCCTCGCCCATTTTTTGTTCTTGCAACCCAGAATCCAGTTGATCAAGAAGGGACGTATCCACTTCCAGAAGCCCAAACTGATCGATTTTTATTAAAGCTTGTTTTAGATTATCCCTCTGCAGCTGAAGAGCGTGATATTGTCACCCTATATGCAGAGGGCGAATCTGTTCCACCTGTTGACCGCGTGCTAACGCGTGATGAACTTTCAACAATACAGTCGCTTGTTCGGGAGGTGCCTGTTGCGGATGACGTTCGTGATCAAGCAATCGAACTTGTCAGAGCAACACGAACCGCAGATAATGTAGATTTCGGTGCCAGCCCACGTGCCAGCATGGGACTTATTCAAACTGCAAAAGCGCGGGCATTCCTCCAAGGTCGTAATTATGTCTCATGGGACGATGTTGCGGCAATGGCACGTCCGGTGTTACGACATCGGATTTTGCTTGACTTCCGTGCTGAGCGTGAGGGTATGTCGACCGATGATGTGATTGATAATCTACTTACAGCATATACGTGA